In Sesamum indicum cultivar Zhongzhi No. 13 linkage group LG8, S_indicum_v1.0, whole genome shotgun sequence, the sequence CTAATATTGTCCCGTGTAGGAAAGAGGAGAGCTTGTTCCACCTGAGGAGTCCATTGAAGTAGCCAGGAAAGTGAAAGAAATCTATTGCTACACTTGTTCTGACATTGTCAAGGTATATCCTATATACTACTGACTTCAGGACCAGCTATATAACCCATAAAGAATAAGATTGGTGCTTGCTACACCTGTATTTGCAATTTGTGGAAAAGCAAAAAAGTCAAATGTGTGCATTTCTcttttcaaattgtttgaAACTGAGAGAATGTATAGATATTGATTGATAGGAGAAAGTAACATGTAATATAGTAGGCTTTGGTTCCGTGGTGTCTTTGTAGTTAGCATCTCCTAAGGCTAAGactaaatttttgtaacaatTCTATATTCTTTGACAAGTTCAGGAGTTCAACAAGCATGACAAAGAGCCGGCAAAATATGTTAAGCAGTGGACAGGTACTAAGCCAAAGACAGGGGCTCCATATTCTTGTGATATAGGCTATGAACGATTCCTTGGCCCCGAGGTTTGTTTTGTTCCCTGGCTTTAGGGTTGACTAAACTAGCAACATATTTCTTGTGATATAGGCTACGACGGATTCCTTGTTACTTGTCAATTCTCTTTTCAAGCAACCAGGTAGGTGTGCTTTAACAAGCAACAAAAAGGGAACATGTGAAAAAGTATGTGCATGGATTTaatatgtgtatgtgtaatttaatcAGTTGAACTCAATGTAGGAAATGGACACAAAAGAATTCATGGAAATGATCTGATCAgatagttaaaatatttttggttggtGCTAACATTACTGATGGTTCCTTGGCTTATCTGGCAGCTATTCTTCAACCCTGAAATTTATAGCTCTGATTTTTCCACCCCTTTACCTGACCTGATTGACAAATGTATTCAGTCCGCACCAATAGATACAAGAAGAGCCTTGTACCAGGTGATAAACTATTTGGTTAACTTGAACCTGTTTTATTGACTATTTGCACCttctgtttaattttattgttctgGAAATAGGAGTAACTCTCATCTGTTATATGCAGAATGTTGTATTATCTGGAGGGTCAACCATGTTCAAAGGCTTCCACAAAAGGTTGCAGCGGGATCTAAAGAAGATCGTTGATGCTCGAGGCTTTGCATCAGAAGCTCGGCTTGGTGGAGAATTTAAGGTGAGCTATTAGGCTCCTTAATTATCATACCTAATCACAATTGAGCTTTATCATCTACCAATTACAAATTTTGACTGCTAGAAGTTCTTCTCCAGGCAAAACCTGTGGAAGTAAATGTTCTCAGCCATCCTGTCCAGAGATATGCAGTTTGGTTTGGAGGTTCAGTGCTAGCATCCACACCTGAGTTTTTCACGGTATATAGTGTTACTTAAGTATGGTGTCACAAAGTTTAACATCTCTTCACGAGAATGTCCTATTTGGCTGGCATCTGGATGTGTCAAATGTATACATGCACACACGCATATCTCTACGCATAAAGAGgaagagagcgagagagagtggtttcaatttttatttgtgaatGAGACGACAAAATTAATTGGGGGTCTCTTGAATGAAATTTGTAACTTTGAAAGGATGTCTAAGACTTGTTAACTCAGAGTCACAATATATCTCATTTTGGCATCCTAGCCTAAACTGCTGTTGGGCAAAACTTTCTGAGACTGCAATCTGTGACTCATATTTGTGTATAACTGTATTTCACGTGTAATTagaatcaaattcaatcatGGAGTTCAATCAATTAGCCAAAATGCAAacgtgtacatatatatatatgtgtgtgtgtgtgactttttttgttgatattgatGCTGGGCCAATATACATGCTGCTCTTCTCAGGCATGCCACACCAAAGCAGAGTATGAGGAACGTGGAGCAAGCATATGCCGCACAAACCCAGTTTTTAAAGGGATGTATTGATTTGAAGACCAATCAAACTTATGGCTTATTCACATTGGCCTGAAGggaaagttgattttttttgccAGCATATTCGTTTATGCAGCTGGATGTGCTTTCATGTATTCTTTACAGGTCAGGTTGCTGGAGGCTAATGTACTTACAATTTGAATCTATAGTGTAACAAACGGATATTCTTGTATTCTTTCAGTAGGAAGCAACAATTATTGGAAGAGCTAGTTGTGTGGCTGTTGCTGTTTTCCATGGACGAGAACACTAGTGGTTCAAATTGGCTGGAAGGCTGAATGTCATTTCCAGAATTGAGCTCAGTTGAGGTGAATGTGGATATTTGGTTTAATNNNNNNNNNNGTTTTGTTTGGGTTAGGCAAAGGGGTAGGAaaaatcacatattttttagaaGGTAGAAAAACGTTGATTTGTTTTGGCCGGATTTACTCTTGTAGTTACACTTGTACATTTCATTCAACCTCATCGatgattttgttatatttattttttgatggaGAGTCATGCCACTAAAACAAAGGCAGAAGCCTAAACATTACTCATTGCAAGTTGTGATTCTACTCATGTCTAGGCAAAGAATCAAAGTTGGTTATCCAACTACTTCTGGTACTCGACCAGGAACAAAATGTTACTATTTGATCGTCCCTAATGTAGTTGGTCCTATCAAAATGCTAACCTTTTGCCATTATTGTTCATAGTTGCTCAACACTCTAGTTGCTCTACGCTCTTTTAAAGTGTAATTTGACTTCCAAATGTGATTTTTAGCATTGAAGTGTATGCTTTCTTTCCTTTGGAgttgttgatgtaatttatatcTTCTATATAAGAAAAGTATGTCTTAGCACATCTTGCTTCCCAAATTGCTACTCAGTGTAATGTAatgtaatgaaattttaaatgtagGATGCTCTTAAATTATAACACATAAGCAAGCATAATTTGTTTggtgttaaatatatatataaacaatgcACCcagtattattataatatactttaagGGTTGTTTGCGTAAAATTTCGTTACTTAATAAgggtagttataattatatttacaacaTCAAggaatgtatttgtaattttataaaggatGAGATGTTTGTGTAATTGGACCTAACATCAAAaggtgtcaatataatttatcaaataaaaaaacaaaagagttgTATATTGGGCCCGTTTGCATGGCCCAAAAATATGCTGACAAGATCATGGACCAAATCCACTAAGTGggcttttgaaaaaaattgaataccTAGCTAGCAACATGAGTTCAAACTGCAGAGACATCACCACCTGAAAATTCTTGTTCAAGGGTTTAACTAAACCACGCCAAGGCGTACAGTATTTCGGTGCTACCTATTATTAGGGCACGTCCTCTGTTCTTACAGCTTCTTGAACTCTCCAGTTTCTGCACTCGTCAGTTCCATTTGCCTATCTGATCCAGTGAAAGATCCGATTATAACGAACCGTATTCGACCGTATGGCGTTGGCTTTCGATGAATTTGGTCGGCCGTTCATTATACTAAAGGAGCAGGAGCAGAAAACCAGGTTGCGAGGCCTTGATGCACAGAAGGCGAACATTGCCTCTGGAAAAGCGGTGGCTCGGATCCTTCGGACCTCGCTGGGGCCTAAAGGAATGGATAAGATGCTCCAGAGCCCCGACGGGGACGTAACAATTAGTAAGCTTCGCAGATTGCTCTTTTTCGGTGTGTCTGCCCGTGTTTGCATGCGCATTATTTGAATCGTGGAAGCTTTGATTGAGGTTTTGGAAATGAATTGGGCGTTATTTGGGATTGAATCCATTTGGCTAGTCTGATTTTGGATCTGCAATTTTGAGCTGTTGATTAGCGGTTTTattgttctttcatatttttctatgtGTACGTTTTCATTGACAGACTCAGTTTAGTACTAAGTCTAGTCCCCTCGATTCAAGGATTTGGTTTAAGGAGGTTTATAGTTGTAGATTATCGATCTGAATTGTTAGTGACCGCAATATTTTGGGGTTTATTTGAAGTAAAACTTAGAAAAGAGGACCGGAGTTGGGGCAACGTGGAGTGCgcttatcttttttcttgaaatctgGATTTAGTTCCTCGGACGACTTCCCACTTTCTGGTAGCGGGAGTAATGTGAAGAACAATGCTAATCCTTTTGTAGTAGCTAGTAGCATGTAAAGGTGGAGGTGTAAAGTTAGATAAAAAGTTACCTGTAAGAAGTTCGTTTAAGCTTTGTGATTTTATATAGATACAATAGTTAAACATTTCAGAGGTAGCAAAAGTGGATTGCTATGCAGGGGCAACTGGCAAGTTGGTGTTTTAGGGGTCACAGAAAAATGTTCTGCTTATTTTGGTTTTAATCTCTTCAGTTTTGACTAGCTTCCTTGATATTACTTTCTTGTATATGGGTTCATAAGGCAAGATTAGATAAACATTCTGTTATAAAGAATGCAGGTCTCTATTTTTCGCTGCTTCTCATTTTTAATCTTCTCCATGCTTGAATCATGGTTTCAATATATTatctttgagaaaatttgtCAATATATCAATGGAATCAAAGTCTTGAAATCTTATTTAGTTTTGTTGTAGAAAACACCACACTTTATCTATGATTTTTCATGTTGGAGTAGCTAGCAACAGGACTGAGTGGAAGTTTAATGCTAGGTTAAAGTCAGTGCTGTAAGGAGAACTTAAAGCTTTATCATTCTGTAAAGAAACCTATCTCTACACGGGAGCAACCAGGAAATTGCTTTGTGTTGGATTTAGCGTGTTAGGTTGTTACCTGTTAGTGTTTCTATCTTCCTTGAATTATTTGCTTGTATTTGAATATAACACAAGTCAATAAGCAACTATTATCCATGTGCTGAAGTAGGTTTTCCTAGTTCTTATCCTCTCTTGGATGCGTAACTCATCTTTTGAACTTATTATGCTTTTAGATAgtgtgttatatatatgtatatcaggctgaaagtaaatttttgaaactaGTCAAGGTCGTTATCCATATGCATAATCAACCAAAATAATATGTGTAGATACTCTTCTTGTCTTGAATGGACGGTTACTTTTGCAACATTTGTAACATGTAACAGGGACAAGGAGTGTAACTTTGGTAAATATCATTCAGCTAGAATTCTGTTAATGTGCTGGTGACTTTTATCAGAGTTTTAAAAGTCTGGTGTTGTTACAATTCTTGAAGagatttgttaaattaaatgttcttttagataaaaagttataaatttctGATTGTTATGCTGTCAGCAAATGATGGTGCGACGATCTTGGAGCAGATGGATGTTGACAATCAGATTGCTAAACTCATGGTTGAATTGTCACGGAGTCAAGACTATGAAATTGGTGATGGAACAACTGGTGTTGTTGTCATGGCCGGTGCACTTTTGGAACAAGCAGAGAAGCTGTTGGAACGTGGAATTCATCCTATCCGAATTGCAGAAGGATATGAGTTGGCTTCCAGGATAGCTTTTGAACATTTGGAGCATATAGCccataaatttgaatttagcgCAACAAATATTGAACCTCTGATTCAGACCTGTATGACTACTTTATCTTCCAAGATGTAAGTATTCTTTCCCATGCAAGTTTGGACCATGCTTCTTTTTCATCACGGTATTTCACTTTTTCGCCCTTGTTTGCGGCATATTATGTGGCAGTTGAAAATTCTGAATGTCTTGCTTTACGCTAATTCCCTACTTTTTCCACTATGCGTAGTCTCAACTCCATGGTTCTCCTACAtatgaagaatttgaatttgccTCTACATTTTGTTCAATGGACTACGAGCACTGAATTGTTTGAGTATTTTTGAAGTCTTTATCTGGTTTGTCTGGGTGTCCACAGGTCCTCTAATCCATCAAATAATCAtttctatttgaattttgatagaCCTGGGAATATACTATTAGGTGGTATTCTGAGCTACTGGGTCAAGAATGGAGTTCATTTTTATGCTTTCATTCTGAATTCTTTTTATGTTATTGTGTATGTTTGTATGCAGATTGTGAAGAATGATGGTTTTCCTCTTTCCATGAATTATCAAGCTCCCTATGCAATTATGGTATCCATTTCTGTTGATATTGCTAACTTAAGGAGGGAACATATTTGGACTTCTGTTAATGTCTTTTTTCCATATGTCCTCAGCTCCATCTTTCTTCCTTGTTTTCCCCCTAGCGGTTGAGGTGTGGCTGGGAATTCTGCAGGATATCTGTTTTTGGTACTTGTAGCCTTCTTTTTTCTGATGAAAAACATGACCTAGTTGTCTTACAACATCTAGAGTGTGCTTTTTCAATATTAGCCTTCTAATTGCTGCTTGTAATTATGCAAGATATCTTATATTCTGCTGTTTTACATGTTTTAATCTTGTCAAATATGCTTTGCAGTGTGAATAGGTGCAAGCGCAGTTTGGCAGAGATTGCAGTTAAAGCAGTGCTTGCTGTTGCGGATTTAGAGAGGAAGGATGTTAACTTAGACTTAATTAAAGTGGAGGGAAAAGTAGGTGGCAAGTTGGAGGATACTGAACTAATATATGGCATTGTTGTTGACAAGGATATGAGTCATCCACAGATGCCAAAGCAAATTGAGGATGCAAAAATTGCCATTTTGACTTGCCCCTTTGAGCCTCCGAAGCCAAAGACTAAACATAAGGTTGATATTGATACTGTGGAGAAATTCCAAACGTTACGTCAGCAAGAGCAGAAGTACTTTGATGATATGGTTCAGAAATGCAAGGTAATCTGTCTTTATTAGCTTAATAGTATGTCAGGTTTGGTGAGATGTGTTAGAATTAAAGGAAGAGGAGGGAACTTCATGTTAGTGGTTGTCACAATTTTGGTTAAGGAGTGGACAAGGAGGAGGTATAGACATTCAACCTTTTATTAGGACCCAGTGCTGGAGACTGATCTAACTCTTCTCCATTCCCCTTTTAGTATGCTAGATAAAATTATGGTTATCACCTATAGGTCATGCATTGCACTTTCAACATTTCCTGTTTTGGTTGTCTTTTCGAGGTGCTTTTAGTTGAATGTTAAAATTCTTATGTATCTATATGTTTGCAATGTGTAACGGGATCATACAATTATACTGCTTCACATCTTATAAAGTTAAAGGCCTTGATCTGATTCACGAGCCAAACTGGATTGCAGGATGTTGGGGCTACCTTGGTTATCTGCCAGTGGGGTTTCGATGATGAGGCAAACCACTTATTGATGCATAGGAACTTACCTGCTGTCCGATGGGTCGGTGGTGTGGAGTTGGAGCTGATAGCCATAGCTACAGGTTTGTGTCCATATTGCAGTCTCTTTGATGTATTTCTGTTACAATGTTCTTTATTGAACTTCTGATGGCCTATGTTCACTGAATTTGGTACTAGGTGGGCGAATTGTGCCAAGGTTTCAAGAGTTGACACCCGAAAAACTAGGCAGGGTAGATTTTCCCATCTATGCTATGTCtgtctatctatatatgtttttgtaaaatatttagtcATTTGTATCTATTCTTCAAAGTTTGTCCATTGATCTCAAATTTATTGTGCATGCTAGGCTGGATTAGTTCGAGAAAAAGCATTTGGTACCACTAAAGATCGGATGATTTATATTGAGCATTGTGCCAATTCAAGAGCTGTCACCATATTTATACGTGGTGGTAGgtcaattttctctttctttttttgtgttttgctaTTTGAATTGTCTCACTTGGTTGTTgattttttgccttttttagTTTAGCTATTTTCGCTAATTGGTCCTAGCTCTATATTGCTGATGGGTTGATTTTGTTCTGTTATTTGTCATCAGAAGTTTAAGGTGTTTGACAGTTTTGCCCCTACAGTATTTCCTATCTGTTTCCCTTTATGGCCTATGTTGAATGTGGATCGTCCAGCTGTCTTCTTGGTATCTTACTTTAATGTGGTATTAGTGTCTCATATGAAGCTTGATAATAGGATGTGAATGATTTCATGTACGTGTCCTGATTTCTTGTACAATTAAAATCTTAGAAGCAACATAGAGTAAGAAAATGGATTTTTAATGATGATGTATGCTTTTTAGTTGTTAATAAGTTGATTTCCAAATGTAAGTTTGTAGCTTATTGTGTGTTTTATCAAGCATTTCTGAAATTGGCCCGACGCATGCTACTTTTGCATTAGAGTGAACCCATTGTTTTTATTATCCTGTTCTTCTGTCAAGTTACATTTAAGGGAATTAAAGGCAATTGGTGTTGCACAAGTGTGATGGTTCTTCGTACGTATCTTAACTAGCATATTGCCCTTTTTGTACTTTCTGATGTTCAAATGGTGTCATGTTGTGAGTAATTGTTGGATTAAAGTCTGCAAGAGAGACATGGGAGGAAAGACACCAGTCACTGAGTCTTCTTTTTTATGCTGGTTTAGGTAACAAGATGATGATAGAGGAAACAAAGCGCAGCCTTCATGATGCTCTATGCGTTGCAAGGAACCTTATTCGCAACAATTCTATTGTTTATGGTGGTGGGTCTGCTGAAATTTCTTGCTCAATTGCTGTGGAAGCAGCAGCTGATAAATACCCAGGAGTTGAGCAGGTGACAAGTCAACCTCTTTTCTTAATCTTCCATTCTttactaaaactaaaacacaTTTGCATGTTTCTCGCTCCAGTATGCAATTAGGGCATTTGCAGATGCATTAGATGCTATCCCCATGGCACTGGCAGAAAATAGTGGTCTACAACCTATAGAAACTTTGTCTGCTGTTAAATCTCAGCAAATTAAGGTAATCTTGAacctgttttgtttttttcccattgcttttctttttttttactttttttgcgtgtgtgtgtttgtaaacaagtctttttttcttactaCATATTTGGAGAgctctttttaataattgagttggtcattttctgaaaagcaattgtatgatttttcttggcAGGAGAACAATTGCTGCTGCGGTATTGATTGCAATGACATTGGCACAAATGATATGCGCGAACAAAATGTTTTTGAGACTTTGATCGGGAAACAACAGCAGATTTTGCTTGCAACTCAAGTTGTTAAGATGATTCTGAAAATTGATGATGTCATCTCTCCATCCGATTATTgatcttttcatatcacacTTGATGCATATATTTTGCTGCTAGG encodes:
- the LOC105168344 gene encoding T-complex protein 1 subunit epsilon, with amino-acid sequence MALAFDEFGRPFIILKEQEQKTRLRGLDAQKANIASGKAVARILRTSLGPKGMDKMLQSPDGDVTITNDGATILEQMDVDNQIAKLMVELSRSQDYEIGDGTTGVVVMAGALLEQAEKLLERGIHPIRIAEGYELASRIAFEHLEHIAHKFEFSATNIEPLIQTCMTTLSSKIVNRCKRSLAEIAVKAVLAVADLERKDVNLDLIKVEGKVGGKLEDTELIYGIVVDKDMSHPQMPKQIEDAKIAILTCPFEPPKPKTKHKVDIDTVEKFQTLRQQEQKYFDDMVQKCKDVGATLVICQWGFDDEANHLLMHRNLPAVRWVGGVELELIAIATGGRIVPRFQELTPEKLGRAGLVREKAFGTTKDRMIYIEHCANSRAVTIFIRGGNKMMIEETKRSLHDALCVARNLIRNNSIVYGGGSAEISCSIAVEAAADKYPGVEQYAIRAFADALDAIPMALAENSGLQPIETLSAVKSQQIKENNCCCGIDCNDIGTNDMREQNVFETLIGKQQQILLATQVVKMILKIDDVISPSDY